The genomic stretch taattttaaatttttataagtaatgaatTGGTTCTTATGCAAGAagaattttgagaagaaaagcAAACAATAAGGCCAATAATTCTTTGTAGTGTAACAAAAGACCGCCAATAGAACTCAAAAAGAATACTTCTAAATATTACAGGTAAGACCGTTTACTGGTTATGGAAGTGGATGCCAGGTCACAAAGATATTCAAGGCTGAAGATACAAGTCCAGCACAGAGAGAACCATGACTGGATGATAGTGATAAGAGTAGGAGGAGAGAAGTTAAACGGGGAGCTGAAAGTACATTTGGCCAATCAGTAGAATATCACGATGAAAACTGCAGCAGTACCAAGAATTCAACAACCACATGCACATGACATATAACTTATATCTCACGCTTCCCATGTACATGTATTGCTAAAGAAAAGAGTTCCTAGCCATTAAAACACAAGAATTATAAGTCATATTAAGTATATGGCAATGGACTTACAGCAATTGCCACAAGCTCTTCCAGCAGTTCCTCCAAATGACGCAAAGGCTATTTAcataaataagcaaaaaattaaagtgtttACAGCTTCAATATACTCTTCtgggaagaaaaatatatatatatatattctctacATGTGGAAGCAACCTCAAAAGGGAGTGAATTCTCAGAGAAAAGTTCCATGAATCTGAGcaaacatgatatatataaaactcaccCATTGAGTTGGGCCATCACATGGTGCATTCAAAGGATCATCGTGCACCTACACACCCAAAGAGGCTCTTAGAAACCTAGTGataaacaaactaaaaaagaaaataaaagtaataataatgaGAGTATCATACTCTTACAATTCTATGTCCAATTATAATTCATATTGCCTCATTGGACATCAGAGAATATTTACTGAAGACAGTTCCTCCCTCCTAGCATACTAGAAGGAACATTGGTAAGAGGTGAAGGAGGTACTGCTTGTAACTTGATTATTAACCCTAAACATTCTAGTTTCACACCAACTCAAATCACAAATGATCAGCTTAGCAGATTCCCTGTACCTCCAAGAAAAGCCCATCCACTCCAACAGCAACTGCTGTCCTTGCAACGCATGGTATCAATTCACGAAGACCACCACTAGCAACACCTCCACCATCCAGCTATATGAGAAAGCAGAATTTTAAACCATTGATATGAGAAAAGCCAAACTCAAAAGTAAATTTGGAAATGAGCATCCTGCAGTAATTTGTAAATAGCACTAAAACATTTCCACACAAAATTGCCAACCATATGCATATATTTAAAGGGTGATATCCTTGACCTCTCTTTAAACATGAATAATAGAGTCATCTTCCTTTGCttaaattcttttcaaaaagtAAAGAATTGGCTAAAAATCACACAATTCACATAGAAGCAGCTCTACAACACAAGATTAACCACACCTTTTTCCCAGCTGGCTGTTGTAATGAGTGTGTGACATCAGCTACCTGTAGTGAAACTCCTAATCAGATCAGTAGGTCTTCCAGATAAAAGTATGTGTATAGAGACAGCATGCAGCAAATATCACCCTCAATACATTAAGATTCAAAAACTGCAAAATCACTGAgcatatcaatttttaaaaaagaaagaaagaaggattaGCTAAAAGGAATAGATATTTGAAAGAAGTTAAAGGTCACTATAGACCAATCACCTAAATGTAAATTTGTTATATCTCTGCCATTGGGTTAAACCAGCTATTGTTTCTACCATTCCACAATCGAGTTTATCCATTATTTActaaaaaagaggaaaaaaacaacattaaagCTTGGTAGATGACAATATGGAGAATCATTTGTGATGTAGATAAGAAATTGACTTACAACAGGACAATTGGCTTCTCTCACCCATTCCAAATTGCGAGGATCAACAATCAAATCATCTACAAACCAACAATCAAATATAGGATCAATCAAACTGGCATGGAAATATCAGTAATGCTGAATTGACTTGAATCCAATATCCAAATATGTTTGAAGCACCATTCAAACCTTAGAAAATTCAGAAGCCAAGccaaatgattaaatttttaaagaaaacaaaggactcataaaaaatttatattagcTTCCACTTAAACATTTATTGCATAGAGAGTGTGACGGGCACAGGCACATTGGCAAAAGCCTAAAACAATGAACTAACAGTAGCAGCTCTGCTGCAGTCATCAACCATCTGTTGCATCACATGCTATATCAATCCAAAGGGCTTTCCAAGTTCAAGACAATAAAGAATTTGGAGGAACTAGAAAGACTCCAAATCACACACTTAAGAagataaataatttcaaaattaccaaaaaaaaaaaaaaaaggttcagaAGAATGTGACATAAAGCATTTGAAACCAAATCCAGAAACTTACTATAACCAAACATGGTTCCTCTCTCACAAACCATCACATTTGGATTTCCAGCCAATCTAACCTTCTCAGCAGAATTTACCATGACCTGCAAAATATGAACAATATACAATTAGAAGAAAAGTACAATATAGAAGCATAAAGGCTTGAATTTGGAGTACGTAAACATAGATTCCAATTTGTCAGGTTCATAAAAGTACTCACGGAAGGAGCACAGAACTGGCCTTTCTTgatattaacaatttttccaGTCTTGGCCGCTGCAACTAGAAGATCCGTCTGTTATTGTAAGATGTGACAATGAGAAATGATTTATATACTTTTTTGGATAAGGAGAGGTCACAAGTGAGATAAATGAAATTGGCTGAATCATGTCCATTAAAGATGAAAATTTTACTTAGCATGTGGATTCTGAAATTTCAGTAGATAAAAAATGTTAACCTGCCGGCATAAGAATGCTGGAATTTGAATAATATCTGCAACTCTGCCAACTGGTTCGCACTggcaaaagaaaagataaaagcattattcaaatgtttttttgacattttgaatAGCACCAGTTCCAAACTTTCCATGTTATTTATACTGGTAGCAGCACTTCATTTTGAAAAAGGGTATTGACAACTCATACAACCATGGAATAAGGCTTAAGTTACTGACTTTAGTGTAATTCTCAGTTTTGGCAACTCAGAGCTTTTCATATGTGGAGCTAACAAGCAACATTCGAATAAAGCAAGACTTACATGGTTTCTAAACTTACATTATAAGTGATATAGGGTTAAAATAGTTCTAGAAACGTCATTAGTTGAGTAGGTGCTTTCTTCTGTATAGAGCCAGATCTGGAATCTCATAATTTTATTCCTTCAGGGTTGTTTCTTAAATGTGTTGTTTAGATTATTATAGAACTTTTAATAGCACTAGGAGTCTTTTATTGGTTTTATCAAGATTTGTTTACCTAATCCTATCAGAGCAATTAGCATCCAATGTTCTATTTATAAAATTCAATGTATTCAAAGTTTCAATAAATGGATTACTGAATGTTTAACTAGGCGCATGTTGTTCTTAGTGtgttcttctctctctctctctctctctctccttcttcttcttaggCACGTTCTTATTGTTCATGTCACTGTTTTTACAGCCCCTGAACAGCAagaaaattctctcttttcttccttctttaaAAGTACAAACCAGACCATTTTCCCTTATTTACCTGAAGTCCTAAAACCTCCATGTGTTCCATAACCTTTCGTCACCAAATAATCCTTCAAATCCAACCCCAAACCCTTCAAACAGCTGCTGAAGTAAATTCCTGCAACCAACCATTCATTATTTCAGCCCCTCTTTGTCCTCTAGCCCATATcttttccaaaccaaaattcaaaCTACAAACCGCAAAGCCTATTCCTCACtgtaaaaaaaaccaaaaattcatAACTCTACCTACCCTAAATCCCACAACAAATGTAGACAGATTTCCCTTAATCTATCCTACATCCAcaacgaaaaagaaaagaggagttACTGGAAAACCATAGAGAAATAAGAATGATTGAAACATACAAGAATGTAAGAGTTCAGTACGAGGATCAAATAAGAATGATTGAAACATACAAGAATGTAAGAGTTCAGTATGAGGATGATATGTCTGATTACAATAGATCCATTTTAGCTGAAAATAATGGTGTCTATTGCTCAAGTCCAAAATCAAGATTTCTTAGTATTAAAGTACATTATAAATTGGCCatggttctttcttttctttgttttttcacaGTTAAGTGCATCAACTTATAGTCATATAGTATAAATGAAGAAATACTCATGAGAAACACAATTTATTTAGTGAATGTATTTATATCAAAGCAAAATGTAGTTTACTCAGATCTTCCCTAAACAGTGAAAAAATGGATATTCTCATTTGCTTGCAAAGGATTCATATGATGAAATACATATGAACACATCATCCTGAAGGCAGAAAGCAGTAAATAATCAAGATAAATTTGGCTGTTAAGCCAATTTATGATTCAACACTGGTTCCGTAGGAGTGCACCCAGCCAACAAGTATGGCTGCAGGCTCATGAAAAGAGATGTCTAGGTAGAAATAAAACGAAAGGAGCAAGAGTACCCCTGTAAAAGAAAACCTTACCTGGATAGTTTCGTGCACATCAGTCACTATAGGAATATCATACGCTATTTTAACCTTCTCAAGTATCTGcaaataaagatgaaaaataagaaagattTTACAATTATTGGAACTTTATTGGATTTTctatattaatttttcaaattacttAATCCATGTATAGCAAGAAAAATACAGTTCTAGATAAGTAACCATGGTTCTTGAGTATGCCACATTTGATTGTAAACAATTTTCACAAGAGTCCACAAATCAGCAAATAACAATAGATAAACTATAAGATGCATATGGTATCTGTTAAAACTCAAAGCAGAGTCTCAACATCTAATGATACTGAAAATTGGCATCTTTCATTGTTTcctttttcaaatcttttagTTTCATATCCAAAGTTCATAGATATCTAAGGAATATGTTACTCAAAATGCTTCTTTGAGCAATTTGTACCTTAACCTTATATCTACAGTACCCTGACATTTCAGTCATAATTTTAACAAAGAAACATCCAAATCTAAAGCTGACAACACTACATGTTGCAAGAGGATAACAAATTTAATCTGATGATTCTGTGGTTTTGATGTCTTTATTACTCTAATATGATCCAGTGCTATATGAAAGCTACAAATGGCATGCATTTGCACCTATAGTGGTCTTAATTACTATTCATAATAGCTCTTCCTTTGTTTAGAAAGTTTTTGTTCTAGAAACTTCTCCATATCTCAGAAGATGCATGAAAATTTATCAACTGCTCCCCAGAAAACTTCTTCAAACAGCAGAACCAGCCTTTGTTAACCACATGTATCTCCCTAGTTTTTCAATGAATTCTTCTCTCCGTTACCgtataaactatttttttgtaaagttcACAATGTAGcattgaaaatttcaaattttattccaatttttttttaatatattcccCTCCATTATGTATGAGACATCCTGCATTATCAAGATTCAAAACCTCAAAAACATCAATGCATGAGAACAAAATAATAACATCACAAACCTTTAAGCCTTCAATCATGCCAGGGCCTCGAAATGATTTTGTGGATGTTCGGTTAGCTTTATCAAAACTTGACTTGAAAACCAGAGGCAACCCAACTCTACAAGATTTGGAAATAAACTCTATATCATTGTAGAACTCCATGAGCTTACTTAACAACtaaattgaatttcttttgcTGTGTCTCTTGGATACAACTACCAAAGAATAAAATCTACTCTTTTGCGTCTTGTAAAAAACTACTaacagaaaatataaaaaaaaaaaaaaaaaaaaaggaaatttgaagTTATCCTTTTTGGATGTATGCAGGTGTATCATGGGTATAAATTTTGGGGTgttcttttaaataaaacttcattCTATAACAAGTAATATACTTCATAAGAATGTTTCATTAACAGTGCACAAAGTACAGATATAAGTCACAAGTAATAcaacttttggaaaaagagatGACACTTTTAACTCCATACGACAAAGAAAAAGTTCCTCAaccaatttcaaaacaaaactaTGCCCATTTCATTAAAACACTTATTTTTCTTATGAAGACAAAGGCATATATCACAAACAAAGGGGCGTACTTTGACGCAATAGTCTTTATGTGCTTGGCCATCCGAAGAACATGCTCCTCAGATTCAATCACATTGGGACCCGCCAACAAGAAAAATGGCTCCGCTGCCTGTTAAGATCGATATACTATAAAGCATAAGGGTTTCATTTTACATGTACACAATCTAATGCATGTATTTTACAAGATAGTCAATCAAAAAAGCTAACTAGTAAAAACCTTGAGCTGATTAAATAGAGCTGCTGATGAATCCATCCTCTACTAAGCTGAGACACAAGTGAAAGCCACATATAAGAATTTTTCAGAGGAAAGAAAATTAAGCCACAAGAATATTCAGCACAAGAAAATAAGtataaattttcttataaaaaccaacaaatcatcaaacatatatagaaaaaccGATTCGTACAAGCAATTTACTTAACACTTTGCCATAATTATGATTACCCTATTGCTCAGACAGGCTCCTTGCTTATGTATGCATCACTTCCACGATTTATATATAGACTTGTCATATCCATACATACATTGTTGTATTGTACAttacaaacacacacacacgcacacacacaaacaACTATGGTCATGTAAATGCCTACGTTATACACATGAACATACATACACGCACAGAGGCATCATGTATGCAAAGACACGCATACATACACACATTTGTGAATACATTGGTGAAATTTGGTGAATTTATGGGCATAAAGCGAACAGCGAAGTTGAATTTGAATCAGAAACGAAATGTGCAAAATGGACAAATAGTAAGAAGCAGTAACCAAATACCATTCAGAACAAAATAGAAGTGGAAAAGAGTGACTTCAATTAAGCCAATTCAAAGTAATAATTTACATTTTctgagcaaccaaacagagcacaAATCAATAATAGAAATCGGTAATTAGTCTATCCAGAGTGAATCCGATTGAAACAGAATTTCAAAGGAATCAGTGTTGGAGCCCGTGAAGTGCCGGAGCACAGTATCAAGTAAAGGACTTACCTGAGTGGATCAGACGCGCGAGAGCGAGACAGCGAGAGATAGAGACGAGAGACTTGAGTAGtgcaaaattaataaatttgctagctttttttcttcttctttttgacGGACCCGGCTTCCATGCAGTAAATAAAAGTACCGCACATCTGCGGTTATAAAAATTGAGGGTTCAGATTGTTCAAGGCAAACGACGTCGTGGAAAAGAAGAGGCAAACGTTTAAAGCAAACGGTGGAAGCAAACGTTTATTTCACCTGGATCTGCCGAAGTTCAACAAAAgcagagaaaggaagaagaagaagacgaggaAGAAGCAGAGGGCTACgtattttaattctttctttctatctttttctttgataacTATATTGTCGGgtgcaaaattgatttttgtctcGTGGGTCTTGCTTTGTTTTCACCATTAGCTCAAGCTTTGTTCTCTTGGGTCTTGCTTCGTTttgctttgtctttttttttgttctttttttttcccccgtAGAATAGTCTCAGGCTCTCAGCACCCTAGAGAACCATTGAGAAAAATATCTACATGGAATCAGACCCTTCAAGAGGGAGGATAAGAGAGGTGTAGTGGGATTTTTCGGTTCAGCCATCTCCGAGAGTACTGTTGTTTTATTTCAAGTGCCTTTAACAGTTAAACGTTTGTTTTTGACCTTTTGTTTTAACGGTTGCCTCTTCTCTTCCACGACGTCGTTTGCCTTGGACAATCTGGACTCTCAATTTTGTAACCGCAGATGTGCGTACTTAAAAAGTTCCGCATGGAAGCCGGGTTCCTTTTTGACAGGTTAGAGTGCTCTTTctttttaagtaatttaatgaataaaaaggataaaaaccttttttttttttagtatgtacttttccttattattataggaaaaatgtaaaatcaatgtTTATAGTTTACTTAATTTGCAATTAGCTAtctatggtatcaaaatgaattcaaatgaactaaaaaaaataatttagtctttacAATCAAATTCTATTCACTAACTTAATAGATTCTGATAGAGTGAAACGTTAGAGCCAATATAATTGTGATACTTATCcaatttaagtcagtgtcataCTAACGGAATCTattaaattagaagaaaaaatttgacTGTACAGACTAGattgtttttttgacatactTCAACaacctttgagtttattttgataccacattgaattaattgtaaatcaggtaaatcacaatgattagttttacatttttccctatcattaaattgtcaatttagttttaaaaagtgtcaaagATAGTCCATTCATCTATATTTCGTTCAAAAACTTAACGGACCGGGGAGATCCCACTCTTGGTGGGTGGCAGTAGGGCAAAGAACCCAATTCAAGGAGGATCCCTTGCAAGTGGCGAGAGAAGATCTCCACGTGTTTGACCTCATATTAGGCCTTAAAATAAACGATAATTTGACATCATTTATTAAGAAACaaacatattatatttttacttcGAAACccaaaagaaggaagaaacaTGAAATGAAAGCATAgtgtgttaaacttttaaatctaaaaaagattgggttaaatactaaatatccttggggttttgttgctttattttttttctctagggtttgatttttattacaggaggtctctatggttttgataatagaccaaattaatcATTCTGTTAGTTGAttattagttgacttaacgaaagtccacgtggaccaatcaaatgttaacACGTAGCACCtgcttaaattttattttttattttaattagggtaccccagtacccactaggggtggttttggccaccccttggctcggccacccccatccgacTAGATGCCAcccccccatggccaaagggggtggttcagccacccccaaagggccAAGAGcacaccccccctccccccggcggcattttttttctttttatttaaaaaaaaataataataataagtaggtgccacatgtcaacatttgattgatctACGTgaacttccgttaagtcaactaatagTCAACTGACAGAGGACtaatttagtctattatcaAGACCGCATagacctcctatgataaaaaccAAACTCTAAAGGGGGAAAAATAAAGCAACGAAACCCTAGGGGGATATTTAGTACTTAACCCAAAAAGATTCAAATTAGAAATGAGGGTTGAATCTgtgttcaaaattcaaaattgatgTTGGTTGAATAGTAAACCGACACTATTATTAGTGTCAGTTTTTGCTCAACtgacactaaattaaaaaatggtgTCAGTTGAACAGTAAGCCAACACCTTTATTAGTGTCGGTTTACTGTTCAACCGacatcatttttaatttagtgtcgGTTGAATAGTGAACCGACACTATTATTAGTGTCGGTTACTGTTCAACcgacaccatttttaatttggtgtcGGTT from Corylus avellana chromosome ca1, CavTom2PMs-1.0 encodes the following:
- the LOC132167658 gene encoding 2-dehydro-3-deoxyphosphooctonate aldolase, producing the protein MDSSAALFNQLKAAEPFFLLAGPNVIESEEHVLRMAKHIKTIASKVGLPLVFKSSFDKANRTSTKSFRGPGMIEGLKILEKVKIAYDIPIVTDVHETIQCEPVGRVADIIQIPAFLCRQTDLLVAAAKTGKIVNIKKGQFCAPSVMVNSAEKVRLAGNPNVMVCERGTMFGYNDLIVDPRNLEWVREANCPVVADVTHSLQQPAGKKLDGGGVASGGLRELIPCVARTAVAVGVDGLFLEVHDDPLNAPCDGPTQWPLRHLEELLEELVAIARVSKGKQQFKIDLTPIRD